The Xanthomonas sp. DAR 34887 genome has a segment encoding these proteins:
- a CDS encoding M23 family metallopeptidase: MPGQCPAPATAHDVARLRAAPRWPLLVAWALAVTSTPGAAETLYTWRDANGIAHYGDHVADQQHAAAPEPPSASASAELPLAQLRLDGQPPRQQAWADNRLDGPLQVQLRSRHADNLAAVPALPLRAVLPARGSALLSRLYASDPRYASPFELLLETVPGDPAAKPQDALYQLPFAAAPVRVDQGVGGQFSHRDAQNYYALDFALAEGTPVLAARAGTVMQVEAGFAEAGLDRETFGGRANFVRILHADGSMALYAHLAPNGVAVHPGQRVAAGQRLALSGNTGLSTAPHLHFAVQVNRGMRLESIPFRMAGALGELKLPRSEDAADGAQPEPGAAAL; encoded by the coding sequence ATGCCCGGCCAGTGCCCGGCCCCCGCCACCGCCCACGACGTCGCTCGGCTCCGCGCCGCGCCGCGCTGGCCGTTGCTGGTCGCCTGGGCACTGGCTGTCACATCCACACCGGGCGCAGCCGAGACGCTATATACGTGGAGGGACGCCAACGGCATCGCTCACTACGGCGATCATGTGGCCGATCAGCAGCACGCCGCGGCGCCCGAACCGCCGTCGGCGTCGGCGAGCGCCGAGTTGCCGTTGGCGCAGTTGCGCCTGGATGGCCAACCTCCACGGCAACAGGCCTGGGCCGACAACCGCCTGGACGGACCGCTGCAGGTGCAACTGCGCAGCCGCCACGCCGACAACCTCGCTGCGGTCCCGGCACTGCCGCTGCGCGCGGTGCTGCCCGCGCGCGGCAGCGCCCTGCTGTCGCGGCTGTACGCCAGCGACCCGCGCTACGCCAGCCCGTTCGAACTGCTGCTGGAAACCGTGCCCGGCGACCCGGCCGCCAAGCCGCAGGACGCCCTGTACCAGTTGCCGTTCGCCGCGGCGCCGGTGCGCGTGGACCAGGGCGTGGGCGGCCAGTTCAGCCACCGCGACGCGCAGAACTACTACGCGCTGGATTTCGCCCTGGCCGAAGGCACCCCGGTCCTGGCCGCGCGCGCCGGCACGGTGATGCAGGTGGAGGCGGGCTTCGCCGAGGCCGGACTGGACCGCGAAACCTTCGGCGGCCGCGCCAACTTCGTGCGCATCCTCCACGCCGACGGCAGCATGGCGCTGTACGCGCACCTGGCGCCGAACGGCGTGGCGGTGCATCCGGGCCAGCGCGTCGCCGCCGGACAACGCCTCGCGCTGTCCGGCAACACCGGCCTGAGCACCGCGCCGCACCTGCACTTCGCGGTGCAGGTCAACCGCGGCATGCGCCTGGAGTCGATCCCGTTCCGCATGGCCGGCGCGCTCGGCGAACTCAAATTGCCGCGCAGCGAGGACGCTGCGGACGGCGCGCAACCCGAGCCTGGCGCCGCGGCGCTATAA